Proteins encoded together in one Streptomyces sp. NBC_01216 window:
- a CDS encoding ferredoxin, translating to MGDRWRVEVDRRVCIGSGMCVGHAPHGFRLDTARQSHPAAPESDANEGVLAAAEGCPVEAILITLLDGGEPVFPPEG from the coding sequence GGCGACCGCTGGCGTGTGGAGGTCGACCGGAGAGTCTGCATCGGTTCCGGTATGTGCGTCGGCCACGCCCCGCACGGCTTCCGGCTGGACACGGCCCGGCAGTCGCACCCCGCCGCTCCGGAGTCCGACGCGAACGAGGGCGTCCTCGCGGCGGCCGAGGGCTGCCCGGTGGAGGCGATCCTGATCACGCTCCTCGACGGCGGGGAGCCGGTCTTCCCTCCCGAGGGGTAA
- a CDS encoding prenyltransferase: MTSPERIAEHLLLPGVLTAEQAAETVAGILAGQREDGAIPWFRGHHLDPWDHIEAAMALDAAGEHPAAARAYDWLARHQNGDGSWYAAYHDGAHDQVTDRGRETNFVAYVAVGVWHHYLATGDEAFLDRMWPVVYAAVEFVLALQQPGGQIGWKREADGTPVDDALLTGSSSIHQALRCALAIAEEREEPQPDWELAAGALGHAIRSHPERFLDKSRYSMDWYYPVLGGALTGPAAQARIDAHWDDFVVPGLGVRCVLPNPWVTGGESCELALALWLTGESDRALEILQSIQHLRAEGGMYWTGYVFEGDAAVWPEELTTWTAGSLLLAVAALGGDEATVAVFGAERLPKGLPPECC; encoded by the coding sequence GTGACGAGCCCCGAGCGGATCGCGGAGCACCTCCTCCTGCCCGGGGTCCTCACCGCGGAGCAGGCCGCCGAGACCGTCGCCGGAATCCTCGCCGGGCAGCGCGAGGACGGCGCCATACCGTGGTTCCGAGGCCATCACCTCGACCCGTGGGACCACATCGAGGCCGCCATGGCCCTGGACGCCGCCGGCGAACACCCCGCCGCGGCCCGCGCCTACGACTGGCTGGCCCGGCACCAGAACGGCGACGGCTCCTGGTACGCCGCCTACCACGACGGGGCGCACGACCAGGTCACCGACCGCGGCCGGGAGACCAACTTCGTGGCCTACGTCGCCGTCGGCGTCTGGCACCACTACCTGGCCACCGGCGACGAGGCGTTCCTCGACCGGATGTGGCCCGTCGTCTACGCCGCCGTCGAGTTCGTCCTCGCCCTCCAGCAGCCCGGCGGCCAGATCGGGTGGAAGCGCGAGGCCGACGGCACTCCCGTGGACGACGCTCTGCTCACCGGCAGCTCCTCCATCCACCAGGCACTGCGCTGTGCCCTCGCGATCGCCGAGGAACGCGAGGAACCGCAGCCCGACTGGGAACTCGCGGCCGGCGCGCTGGGCCACGCGATCCGCAGCCACCCCGAGCGCTTCCTCGACAAGTCCCGCTACTCCATGGACTGGTACTACCCGGTTCTCGGCGGCGCGCTCACCGGCCCCGCGGCGCAGGCCCGCATCGACGCGCACTGGGACGACTTCGTGGTTCCCGGACTCGGCGTGCGCTGTGTGCTGCCCAACCCCTGGGTGACCGGCGGCGAGAGCTGCGAACTCGCCCTCGCCCTGTGGCTGACGGGGGAGTCGGACCGCGCCCTGGAGATCCTCCAGTCCATCCAGCACCTGCGCGCCGAGGGCGGTATGTACTGGACGGGCTACGTCTTCGAGGGCGACGCGGCCGTGTGGCCCGAGGAACTCACCACCTGGACGGCGGGTTCGCTGCTCCTGGCCGTCGCGGCGCTCGGCGGCGACGAGGCGACGGTGGCGGTGTTCGGTGCCGAGCGGCTGCCGAAGGGTCTCCCGCCCGAGTGCTGCTGA
- a CDS encoding TetR family transcriptional regulator, producing the protein MTAEDRPDSPPLTERQEARRRRILHASAQLAGRGGFEAVQMREVAEAAGVALGTLYRYFPSKIHLLVATMQDQLQHLHATLRKRPPAGATSAERVAETLMRAFRALQREPQLADAMVRALTFADRSVSPEVDTVSRVTTAIILDAMGLEHPTPQQLSAVRVIEHTWHSALITWLSGRASIAQVKIDIETVCRLIDLTSPAAPPEGPGRPESSR; encoded by the coding sequence ATGACCGCGGAAGACAGACCCGACTCGCCACCCCTGACAGAGCGCCAGGAGGCCCGCCGCCGCCGCATCCTGCACGCCAGCGCGCAACTGGCCGGCCGGGGCGGCTTCGAGGCCGTGCAGATGCGGGAGGTCGCCGAGGCGGCCGGGGTGGCGCTGGGGACGCTGTACCGCTACTTCCCCTCCAAGATCCATCTGCTGGTCGCCACCATGCAGGACCAGCTTCAGCACCTGCACGCCACCCTGCGCAAGCGCCCGCCGGCGGGCGCGACCTCGGCGGAACGGGTGGCGGAGACCCTGATGCGGGCGTTCCGCGCGCTCCAGCGGGAACCACAGCTCGCGGACGCGATGGTAAGGGCACTGACGTTCGCGGACCGAAGCGTGAGCCCCGAGGTGGACACGGTGTCGCGGGTCACCACGGCGATCATCCTGGACGCCATGGGCCTGGAGCATCCGACACCCCAGCAGCTCTCCGCGGTGCGGGTGATCGAGCACACCTGGCACTCGGCGCTGATCACCTGGCTCTCGGGGCGTGCGTCGATCGCGCAGGTGAAGATCGACATCGAGACGGTCTGCCGACTGATCGACCTGACGTCTCCGGCCGCGCCTCCCGAGGGCCCGGGGCGGCCCGAGTCGTCGCGCTGA
- a CDS encoding glycosyltransferase family 4 protein, which translates to MTAEAIEAGPRKGATGDGDRPLRIALLTYKGNPFCGGQGVYVRHLSRELARLGHSVEVIGSQPYPTLDEGVPLTELASLDLYRSPDPFRTPKRDEYRDWIDALEVATMWTGGFPEPLTFSLRARRMLAARRGDFDVVHDNQTLGYGLLGGPAALGAPLVTTIHHPITVDRQLELDAAAGWQRRASVRRWYAFTRMQKRVARRLPSVLTVSGTSRQEIADHLGVRDERIRVVHIGADVALWSPDPSVAEVPGRIVTTSSADVPLKGLVHLVEALAKLRTENPAAHLVVVGKRAEDGPVARAIERFGLQHAVEFVKGITDAELVDLVRSAQVSCVPSLYEGFSLPAAEAMATGTPLVATTGGAIPEVAGPDGESCLAVPPGDAGALAAALGRLLGDPGLRARLGAAGRARVLANFTWARAAQGTAELYREAIARRGARR; encoded by the coding sequence ATGACCGCTGAGGCCATAGAGGCAGGCCCCCGCAAGGGCGCGACCGGGGATGGTGACCGTCCGTTGCGGATCGCTCTCCTGACGTACAAGGGGAACCCGTTCTGCGGCGGCCAGGGCGTCTACGTACGGCACCTCTCCCGCGAACTCGCCCGGCTCGGACACAGCGTCGAGGTCATCGGCTCGCAGCCCTACCCCACGCTGGACGAGGGGGTTCCGCTCACCGAGCTGGCCAGCCTCGACCTCTACCGCTCGCCCGACCCCTTCCGGACCCCCAAGCGCGACGAGTACCGCGACTGGATCGACGCGCTCGAAGTCGCCACCATGTGGACCGGCGGCTTCCCGGAGCCGCTCACCTTCTCGCTGCGGGCCCGCCGCATGCTCGCCGCCCGCCGCGGCGACTTCGACGTCGTGCACGACAACCAGACCCTCGGCTACGGCCTCCTCGGAGGCCCCGCCGCGCTCGGAGCCCCTCTGGTCACCACCATCCACCACCCGATCACCGTCGACCGGCAGCTCGAACTCGACGCCGCCGCCGGCTGGCAGCGCCGGGCCTCCGTCCGCCGCTGGTACGCCTTCACCCGCATGCAGAAGCGGGTGGCCCGCCGGCTGCCGTCCGTGCTGACCGTCTCCGGCACCTCACGGCAGGAGATCGCCGACCACCTCGGGGTACGGGACGAGCGCATCCGCGTCGTCCACATCGGCGCCGACGTCGCACTGTGGTCCCCGGACCCGTCCGTCGCCGAGGTCCCCGGCCGGATCGTCACCACCTCCAGCGCCGACGTGCCCCTCAAGGGCCTGGTCCATCTCGTCGAGGCGCTCGCCAAACTGCGCACCGAGAACCCGGCCGCGCACCTCGTCGTCGTCGGCAAACGGGCTGAGGACGGCCCCGTCGCACGGGCCATCGAACGGTTCGGCCTCCAGCACGCCGTCGAGTTCGTCAAGGGCATCACCGACGCCGAACTCGTCGACCTCGTGCGCTCCGCCCAGGTCTCCTGCGTGCCCTCCCTCTACGAGGGCTTCTCCCTGCCCGCCGCCGAGGCCATGGCCACCGGGACCCCGCTCGTCGCCACCACCGGCGGAGCGATCCCCGAGGTGGCCGGTCCCGACGGCGAGAGCTGCCTCGCGGTGCCCCCGGGCGACGCCGGCGCGCTCGCCGCCGCCCTTGGCCGGCTGCTCGGCGACCCCGGACTGCGCGCCCGGCTGGGCGCCGCCGGACGCGCCCGCGTCCTGGCGAACTTCACCTGGGCCCGGGCCGCCCAGGGCACGGCGGAGCTGTACCGCGAGGCGATCGCCCGCCGCGGGGCCCGCCGGTGA
- a CDS encoding class I SAM-dependent methyltransferase, whose translation MLTVDFTRFPLAPGDRVLDLGCGAGRHAFECYRRGAQVVALDRNAEEIREVATWFAAMKEAGEAPAGATATAMEGDALNLPFPDDSFDVVIISEVMEHIPDDKGVLAEMVRVLRPGGRIAITVPRYGPEKVCWALSDAYHEVEGGHIRIYKADELLGRIRQAGLRPYGTHHAHALHAPYWWLKCAFGVDNDKALPVRAYHKLLVWDIMKKPALTRVAEQLLNPVVGKSLVVYATKPHLPAEAAAPAAVSGTTAEAGA comes from the coding sequence GTGCTGACCGTCGACTTCACCCGCTTCCCGCTCGCCCCCGGCGACCGCGTGCTCGACCTGGGCTGTGGTGCGGGCCGGCACGCCTTCGAGTGCTACCGGCGCGGCGCCCAGGTCGTGGCCCTCGACCGGAACGCCGAGGAGATCCGGGAGGTCGCCACGTGGTTCGCGGCGATGAAGGAGGCCGGCGAGGCCCCGGCGGGCGCCACCGCGACCGCCATGGAGGGCGACGCCCTCAACCTCCCCTTCCCCGACGACTCCTTCGACGTCGTGATCATCTCCGAGGTCATGGAGCACATCCCGGACGACAAGGGCGTCCTCGCCGAGATGGTCCGCGTGCTCCGCCCCGGCGGCCGGATCGCGATCACCGTGCCCCGCTACGGCCCCGAGAAGGTCTGCTGGGCGCTCTCCGACGCCTACCACGAGGTCGAGGGCGGCCACATCCGCATCTACAAGGCCGACGAACTCCTCGGCAGGATCCGCCAGGCCGGGCTGCGGCCCTACGGAACCCACCACGCGCACGCGCTGCACGCCCCGTACTGGTGGCTCAAGTGCGCCTTCGGCGTGGACAACGACAAGGCGCTGCCGGTGCGCGCCTACCACAAGCTCCTGGTCTGGGACATCATGAAGAAGCCCGCCCTCACCCGGGTCGCCGAACAACTGCTCAACCCGGTGGTCGGCAAGAGCCTCGTCGTCTACGCCACCAAGCCGCACCTGCCCGCCGAGGCCGCCGCCCCGGCCGCCGTCTCCGGTACCACCGCCGAGGCCGGCGCGTGA